The following proteins are encoded in a genomic region of Ornithodoros turicata isolate Travis chromosome 6, ASM3712646v1, whole genome shotgun sequence:
- the LOC135398124 gene encoding uncharacterized protein LOC135398124 — protein MMRTAILILWLTVSSSASVIPSWEHQMALRKFSVNGFLRQSHEMLLKLVSSVPTLLPRLDAQECLKRTICEAHNKPRQYGMLGQALQIAFPALQSWPGVEENSPISPLQLAARYGRDPNADCGRHYDGCLLDILDTLQVLVDYFVVRKKPS, from the exons ATGATGAGGACAGCGATCCTTATACTGTGGCTGACCGTGTCTTCCTCCGCCAGTGTCATTCCTTCCTGGGAACATCAGATGGCGCTGCGGAAATTCTCAGTGAACGGTTTCCTTCGTCAGAGCCACGAAATGCTGCTGAAGCTGGTTTCAAGTGTGCCCACTCTGTTGCCAAGACTGGACGCCCAAGAATGCCTCAAGCGCACCATATGCGAGGCACACAACAAACCGCGTCAGTACGGGATGCTTGGGCAGGCTCTTCAGATTGCATTTCC GGCCTTGCAGTCATGGCCTGGAGTAGAAGAGAACAGCCCTATAAGCCCCCTTCAGCTTGCTGCTCGCTACGGCAGGGACCCTAATGCTGACTGCGGACGACATTACGACGGTTGCCTGCTAGACATCCTCGACACACTCCAAGTGCTCGTTGACTACTTTGTCGTCAGGAAGAAACCCAGCTAA
- the LOC135398123 gene encoding uncharacterized protein LOC135398123 isoform X2 — MQTPRLTTTTASSAIFLVICWILLAGIHGGHAGTYDQSTGNTSLSLKEDQRQAFRGPHLGSIALLGAVTLGAFGLLYPIVSGLPAISERTLFSKGLSGMSELLMTRVDKGLEKFPTIPSLDPQECMKRSVCEAHNQPNKFGLVGLALQLLYPPYSAPDEPTTVVSKYQLAARYGRQEDADCSRQYDGCIISPLDILQTIVSYFLR; from the exons ATGCAGACCCCACGACTGACGACCACTACTGCTTCCTCCGCGATCTTTCTCGTCATCTGCTGGATACTCCTGGCAGGTATTCATGGTGGTCACGCCGGTACCTACGACCAATCCACGGGCAACACTTCGCTAAGTCTCAAAGAAGACCAGCGACAAGCCTTCAGAGGACCACACTTGGGAAGCATTGCCCTGCTGG GTGCTGTCACACTCGGTGCGTTCGGCCTTCTTTACCCCATCGTCTCTGGCTTACCAGCGATCAGCGAAAGGACGCTCTTCTCGAAAGGCTTGTCAGGAATGTCTGAACTGCTCATGACCCGAGTGGACAAAGGTCTGGAGAAGTTTCCGACGATTCCGAGCTTGGACCCCCAAGAATGTATGAAACGCAGTGTCTGCGAGGCCCACAACCAACCCAACAAGTTCGGCCTTGTTGGTCTTGCTCTGCAGCTTCTGTATCC GCCCTACTCTGCCCCGGATGAACCGACCACCGTAGTCTCCAAGTACCAGCTGGCCGCCAGGTACGGTCGACAAGAGGACGCCGACTGTTCTCGTCAGTACGACGGTTGTATCATCAGCCCCCTGGACATTTTACAGACCATTGTGAGCTACTTCCTACGGTAG
- the LOC135398123 gene encoding uncharacterized protein LOC135398123 isoform X1: MTEVGCGAVSDKLGRTSCTSKPAIRIKPGIMQTPRLTTTTASSAIFLVICWILLAGIHGGHAGTYDQSTGNTSLSLKEDQRQAFRGPHLGSIALLGAVTLGAFGLLYPIVSGLPAISERTLFSKGLSGMSELLMTRVDKGLEKFPTIPSLDPQECMKRSVCEAHNQPNKFGLVGLALQLLYPPYSAPDEPTTVVSKYQLAARYGRQEDADCSRQYDGCIISPLDILQTIVSYFLR, from the exons ATGACGGAAGTTGGTTGTGGTGCGGTAAGTGACAAGCTTGGAAGAACGTCTTGTACCAGTAAACCGGCAATACGTATTAAG CCTGGTATCATGCAGACCCCACGACTGACGACCACTACTGCTTCCTCCGCGATCTTTCTCGTCATCTGCTGGATACTCCTGGCAGGTATTCATGGTGGTCACGCCGGTACCTACGACCAATCCACGGGCAACACTTCGCTAAGTCTCAAAGAAGACCAGCGACAAGCCTTCAGAGGACCACACTTGGGAAGCATTGCCCTGCTGG GTGCTGTCACACTCGGTGCGTTCGGCCTTCTTTACCCCATCGTCTCTGGCTTACCAGCGATCAGCGAAAGGACGCTCTTCTCGAAAGGCTTGTCAGGAATGTCTGAACTGCTCATGACCCGAGTGGACAAAGGTCTGGAGAAGTTTCCGACGATTCCGAGCTTGGACCCCCAAGAATGTATGAAACGCAGTGTCTGCGAGGCCCACAACCAACCCAACAAGTTCGGCCTTGTTGGTCTTGCTCTGCAGCTTCTGTATCC GCCCTACTCTGCCCCGGATGAACCGACCACCGTAGTCTCCAAGTACCAGCTGGCCGCCAGGTACGGTCGACAAGAGGACGCCGACTGTTCTCGTCAGTACGACGGTTGTATCATCAGCCCCCTGGACATTTTACAGACCATTGTGAGCTACTTCCTACGGTAG